Genomic DNA from Flavobacteriales bacterium:
AGCCAAGCTTATTCTTTCGGCCTTATCCTCAAAAAACAGACTAGCCTCAATAAACTCATAAAAAATACCGTGATTAACACACAACAACAAACCCTCAACATCTTGTTTGTCTTGATAGGCTATAAAGCCCTCCGAGGCAGGGTAGGTTTCTATGCTAGGCACATCCTTACCTACCAATTCCAAAAACCGCTTTTTGTAAGGCTCAAAATTTACCCCACCATATACCATTAGACTGTAATTAGGAAACACATCCTTTATCTCTTTCCCTGTCCTTTCTTTTAACCTTTCAAAATACATTTGTATCCAAGGCGGAATACCACTTATCAAAGTCATGTTTTCAGAAATAGTTTCCTCAATTATAGCCTCTATTTTTTCTTCCCACTCTTCTATACAGTTGGTTTCAAAATTAGGGGTATTATCTCTTTGAAGATACCACGGCACATGATGAGCCACAATTCCTGAAAGACGACCCAAAGGAGCACTTTTGCTATAGTCTAGCTCTGGACTACCCTGAATAAAAATATTTTTACCATTTAAAAATCCCGCACACGATGTTTCGTAAACATAACTTAAGATGGCGTCTTTTGCTCCCTTCAAGTGGTAAGGCATAGAGTCTTTAGAAATGGGAATGTATTTTGTGCCAGACGTGGTGCCCGAGGTTTTACAGAAATACAACGGAAGACCTTTCCACAAAACATCTTTTTCACCGTCTAATGCACGTTTTATATAAGGCTTTAACCCCTCATAACCTCTTACAGGAACAGCAGATTTAAAATCTTTGTATGAACTAATAGTGGCAAAACCATGCTCTTTTCCAAAGGCTGTTTTTTCAGCTTTAGACATCAGTGATTTAAACACTTTTTTTTGTGCTTTTATCGGATTGTTTATCCACCAAGCGTTTTGTTGGTTTACCCAGCGGGCATATTGCACTCCAAAAAAAGATTTTAACCCCATAAATTAAAATAAGATATATTGTTCAGGGTCAACAGGGTTGTTGTTGTACCATATTTCGAAGTGTAGGTGTGGACCACTACTCCACTTGCCAGAATTTCCAATGATTGCCACAGCCTCACCCGCCCCTACTCTTTCGCCTTGACTTTTTAGTAGTACAGAGTTGTGTTTATAAACAGACAGCAGATTGTTTTCGTGTTGTATAGCAATAACATGGCCTGTTTCTGATGTCCATGAGGAAAAGACAACAACACCGTTTAAGGTTGATTTAATAAGCTCATTTTCTTTCGTAACAACATCTACCCCATAATGCTCTTCTTCAATGTTAAAAGATTGGGTGACAAGACCTTGAACAGGAACAAAGAACAATAATTTTTCTACACTTTGGTTATCCATGCTTGTAGTGCCAAAAAAATTAAATTTTTCTTCAGCCTCAACATGTTCTCTTAGCAAAGAATCTTCAGGGGTGCGCTCTACGGTTATGTCTTCTTGAGTGGAGATACGCTGCCAGTTGGAGCTTGTATTAGTGTCTATATCTCTTCCTTCAATGATGTTTTTGATATTTTGAAGGTAGCGCTCTCTATTTATGAGCTCTGTATTTAAGGAGTCAGAAAGTTGATTAAGCGTTACCATTTGACGTCTTATATTGGTGCTTGTATAGCCCGGAATATACTCTCTTAGTGGACTAAAAGCAATAACTAAAGCAGTGCCACCCATTAATAAAGTGATAGTAATACAACTTAATAGAAAGACGTTTAGCCTAGATATGTTGAACGATAAGCGCTCCTCAAAGTTTTCGCTATTTAAGATAACAAAACGGTATTTGAACCGCCATCTATTCCAAAAAGAATTCTTTTTTTTATCCTTAGACATAATCGCTGCAAATATCTTAAAATTTTATCTTAACGCCGATTAATCTTTAATTCAAGAAAATAAAATAATTTTGTCAGATATAAGTTATTGCACTAATGTTTGTTAAAACCCATTCTTTTTTAAGGTTATCTTTTTTGTTGTTTGTTCTCTTTGTCTTGGGTTCGTGCAAAACCACAAAGAACAAATTCTTTAACAGAAGCTATCATAAAACCACCACTCGTTACAACTGGTATTTTAATGCCAACGAAAGCTATAAGTCGGGGGTAAAAGTTTTAGAAACACAGCACAAGGACGACTTTAATGAACTTCTAAGTGTTTATCCTTTAGGCACTGAAAAAGAGGCCCAGTCTGTTGCCCCCCAAATGGACAAGGCACTAAAGAAGTGCGCTCAAGCCATCAGCAAACACTCTATGCTAATCAAGGGTGTAGAGCACAACCGCTGGATTGATGACTGTTATTTGCTTATTGGAAAATCGTATTTCTACAAGAAAGAGTACATAAAGGCTATTGAAGCTTTTCGCTTGGTGAGTCGTCAATTTGAAGGTTTAACAACCGCTTATGAGGCGCAAATATGGTTGATAAAGTCTTTTGTCGAGTCCAAAGATTTTAGCTCGGCAGATTTAATTTTAGAAAACGTTTTATCTGACGAAA
This window encodes:
- a CDS encoding M23 family metallopeptidase, with protein sequence MSKDKKKNSFWNRWRFKYRFVILNSENFEERLSFNISRLNVFLLSCITITLLMGGTALVIAFSPLREYIPGYTSTNIRRQMVTLNQLSDSLNTELINRERYLQNIKNIIEGRDIDTNTSSNWQRISTQEDITVERTPEDSLLREHVEAEEKFNFFGTTSMDNQSVEKLLFFVPVQGLVTQSFNIEEEHYGVDVVTKENELIKSTLNGVVVFSSWTSETGHVIAIQHENNLLSVYKHNSVLLKSQGERVGAGEAVAIIGNSGKWSSGPHLHFEIWYNNNPVDPEQYILF